Genomic DNA from Clostridium sp. BJN0013:
CTCTGTATCTTTGCTCAGCTCCTCAAGTTTATTAACTTCCGTATCTATTTTACCTAAATCTGAATTATCCACTGCATCTTTAAGAGAAATAAGTATATCTGTGCAATTATTTGTATAATTCAAAGATGTATTTATAGTTCCAATTTCAACATCTATACTATCCAAATACTGTTTGTTTAAAGTTTCCAACCCTTCCGGTATTGAAAGGTTTGATACCTCATCTCTCAATGTAGTCAAATTATTTTTATAAGTGGATAGATAGGAGCTGCCCTGTTGAAATGACTGAATTAGTTGTTCAAGCTCCTGAGATACTTCATCAATACTGGATGCAGAATCCAAGTTTGTCATTATGGAAATAATATCATTATATACTTGGGTCAACTGGTTTGAAGCATTACTGTTTTCACTTTTATAGGATTCACAGTGACTTTTTAAATTATTTATATAGTCCTTTTCAAGCTGTGGTACAGCTGACGGGTCTTTTAATAAATACTCCACAGGTAAATCTATGGAACCTATGCCACCTAAAAGAATTATGTTTTTATATGCTTTTTCATCTATAAAAGTCTTTTGATTAGATATGTCACTGCCGTCTGTAAGAATTACAGGTGCATTTAATTTAGAAGCCAGAGCACTTCCAGATAATGCATCGGGAAAGTTTGCACCGCTGGCCAGTACAGCTGTATCTGTATCCAAATTAAAATATTTACATATATTTAGTGAAGTATCATATCTGGTTTGTCCATCTACTCTTATTATGTTGTTGTCTTTTAAAGATGGTACAAGAGATTTTAACTGGTTTATTACTCCATCTTTTACAGAACCTTGTCCACCTATTATGTAAACATCACTAGGATTGATATCTGAAATAAGGCTTTTGGTTTCCTCTGGAAGATAAGCATCTCCTGTCATAAGTATAGGATATCCTCTTGAAGCGGCTACACTGGATATACTTAGGGCATCTGCAAATCCCCATCCATTTGCAATAACTATAGGAGTTCCCTTTTCCACTTTCATGGAATTTATTACAGATTTGTTGGTGTCAAATCTATTTTTTCCTCCAAGCCTTGTAATATTTTTGTAACCTGACTGTTTCATGTAGTTTAGGAATTCGTCACTTATTGATGCAGTGCCTCCTAAAGCGTATAGAGTTCCAGACTTATCTACATGGTTTTTTATGTACTCTATGGCGTCGGAATTTTCACTTAAATCAGTATTTATAAGAAGTATGGGAGCATTATATTTTTTAGATAAAACACTTCCGCCTAATGCATCTGGAAAATCTCTTCCACTGGCAAGTATTATATTCTGCAAATTTCCCTGTTGAAAGTTGTTTGAAATTTTTAAAGAAGTTTTATATCTGTCCAAACCAGCAAATCTCGTCACATTGTATGTAGTTTTGGCATAGGCAATATTGGACATACAAAACATCAAAGCTATTGACACAGCCAATCCTATTGCTTTTTTCATAAAGTTTACATCTCCCTCAATAATAATGTACATTTAAAGTCTATCATAAATATTTAAAATACTATATAAGTAAATTGTGGTAAAATATTTTTAATAATACAGTAATTAAAAATATTGTTGTAAGATTTTACATCATGGCAATTATAATTTTAACTATGGAAAAATACATATAATTGTGGTAAAATCAGTTCATGATTGAAATATTATATTTCTTAAGAAAATATTTTAACATATGGAAGGAGGAAAATATGAATAAGATTAAAATACTTGCTACTGCAGTTGTTCTGAGTTTTTGTACAAGTACTATGGCTTTTGCACAGGGAAATACCTTAGATATTGACAGTTTGATAAGTAACAATATTGACAGTACTTATAAAGTTAAAAATGCTGATATTTCAATACGGCAGGCCCAGAATTCTTATAATAAGGCTGTAAAGAATGCCGGCAGTTCTGGCAGTCAACTTAATGGAGATTTATCAAGTTCTGAAAGATATCAACTTATGAAAACTATAGCAAATGCCCCTAAGGAGGCTAAATTTTCTATCTACAAATATACTAATGAAAAAGAAGTTGCTAAAAATGAAGTTAAATTAGCAGCTTATACAGAATATCAAACTGTTATGAATAGTAAAGATAGCCTGGATTTACAGCAGCAAGAATTTAGTAATGCAGAGGAACAGTATAAAAGTGCACAGCTAAAATTAAATTTGGGAATTATGTCACAGGCAGATGTAAAACAGGCAGAGATATCTTATTATGATGCAAAAGCTCAGCTTAATAAAGCTCAAAGAGAATATGATCTTCAGATTATGAATTTAAATAAGGTGTTTGATATAGATGTATATGTAAAATATGATGTACTTCTAAAGGATAAAATTACAGAATCCCCCTATATAAGAAGTTATGATGATTATGTAAATGATGCACTTAAAAATAGGGCGGAAATTTTAAATAATCAGGAAAATATTAATTTACAAAAATTTGAATTTAATATTATAAGAGGAGTATATCCATCTAAATATGATGCTATGTATAAAATTGGACAGTATAATGTGGAGCAGGCAAATGACACTTTAGATTTGAACAAGATAACTATAACTACTGAGATAAATAACCTTTACAATGATTTGCAAGTTAAATCTAAAATGCTGGATTCTAAAAAAGATACTTTTGCATTAGCACAGAGAAATTATGATACTGCTCTGGCAAAGTACAATGCAGGAGTATTGAGTAAAATAGATTTTGATTCACAGTCTGTAAATCTTAAATCTGCCCAAAATGACTTAAAATCACTTCAAAGAGATATATGGATGGCACAGTTTAAACTAAATCTTGCCTGCGGTATTGGAAGTGACACATCAAAAATTATTAATTGAGGAGGTAAAAAAATTGAAGAGAAAGTTATGTATAGTAATTGGACTTGCTGTATTTCTTAGTATAGGTACCACCAGCATGGCACAGGCTGATGTAACATCATCTACCAGTACAGCGGATACA
This window encodes:
- a CDS encoding TolC family protein; this encodes MNKIKILATAVVLSFCTSTMAFAQGNTLDIDSLISNNIDSTYKVKNADISIRQAQNSYNKAVKNAGSSGSQLNGDLSSSERYQLMKTIANAPKEAKFSIYKYTNEKEVAKNEVKLAAYTEYQTVMNSKDSLDLQQQEFSNAEEQYKSAQLKLNLGIMSQADVKQAEISYYDAKAQLNKAQREYDLQIMNLNKVFDIDVYVKYDVLLKDKITESPYIRSYDDYVNDALKNRAEILNNQENINLQKFEFNIIRGVYPSKYDAMYKIGQYNVEQANDTLDLNKITITTEINNLYNDLQVKSKMLDSKKDTFALAQRNYDTALAKYNAGVLSKIDFDSQSVNLKSAQNDLKSLQRDIWMAQFKLNLACGIGSDTSKIIN
- a CDS encoding cell wall-binding repeat-containing protein yields the protein MKKAIGLAVSIALMFCMSNIAYAKTTYNVTRFAGLDRYKTSLKISNNFQQGNLQNIILASGRDFPDALGGSVLSKKYNAPILLINTDLSENSDAIEYIKNHVDKSGTLYALGGTASISDEFLNYMKQSGYKNITRLGGKNRFDTNKSVINSMKVEKGTPIVIANGWGFADALSISSVAASRGYPILMTGDAYLPEETKSLISDINPSDVYIIGGQGSVKDGVINQLKSLVPSLKDNNIIRVDGQTRYDTSLNICKYFNLDTDTAVLASGANFPDALSGSALASKLNAPVILTDGSDISNQKTFIDEKAYKNIILLGGIGSIDLPVEYLLKDPSAVPQLEKDYINNLKSHCESYKSENSNASNQLTQVYNDIISIMTNLDSASSIDEVSQELEQLIQSFQQGSSYLSTYKNNLTTLRDEVSNLSIPEGLETLNKQYLDSIDVEIGTINTSLNYTNNCTDILISLKDAVDNSDLGKIDTEVNKLEELSKDTEDSLDITNESSGIDSLYTRLTTSLNNLGIENK